A window of Bradyrhizobium sp. AZCC 1610 contains these coding sequences:
- the pgsA gene encoding CDP-diacylglycerol--glycerol-3-phosphate 3-phosphatidyltransferase: protein MNIATTRGQAKTLSLPNILTYARIAAIPVVVGCVFAQSILDGPLWLRWVALAVFIAAAVTDYLDGYYARMWDQQSAFGRMLDPIADKLLVASCLLMLAADSSIHGWTLWAAIVILCREILVSGLREYLAALRVSVPVTKLAKWKTTIQLVAIGFLIAGEAGEQLLPATTLIGIALLWLSAIFTIYTGWDYFRAGIHHLIKEDEG, encoded by the coding sequence ATGAACATCGCAACAACCAGGGGACAGGCCAAAACCCTGTCCTTGCCGAATATCCTGACCTACGCCCGCATTGCCGCCATTCCGGTAGTGGTCGGCTGCGTTTTCGCCCAGTCCATCCTGGACGGCCCGCTGTGGCTGCGCTGGGTAGCGCTGGCGGTCTTCATCGCTGCCGCGGTGACCGACTACCTCGATGGCTACTATGCGCGAATGTGGGATCAGCAATCCGCTTTTGGCCGGATGCTGGACCCGATCGCCGACAAGCTGCTGGTGGCGTCCTGCCTCCTGATGCTGGCAGCCGATAGCAGCATCCATGGCTGGACGCTGTGGGCCGCCATCGTGATCCTGTGCCGCGAGATCCTGGTCTCGGGCTTGCGGGAATATCTCGCCGCGCTGCGGGTCAGCGTGCCCGTGACCAAGCTTGCGAAATGGAAGACCACCATTCAGTTGGTCGCGATCGGCTTTCTGATCGCCGGTGAAGCGGGCGAGCAGCTCCTGCCGGCGACCACCCTGATCGGCATCGCCCTGTTGTGGTTGTCGGCGATCTTCACGATCTACACCGGCTGGGACTATTTCCGCGCCGGCATCCATCACCTCATCAAGGAGGATGAGGGATGA
- a CDS encoding ATP-binding protein, which translates to MSTLDTGLTFIRNASQRVSRANGWMGNAFKSWMPTGLYARALLIMIVPMVILQTVVAFVFMERHWNTVTRRLSAAVVQDIASLIDVYKFYPQDKERSQLRHIGQRLQLVVDFLPVGDMPQPGPKPFFSLLDQTLSTQIGRQIRRPFWIDTVGKSNLVEIRIQLDDSVMRVFAQRSAAYASNSEIFIFWMLGTSSILLIVAVLFLRNQIRPILRLADAAESFGKGREVPNFRPRGAREVRRAAQAFLEMKARVERSIEQRTAMLAGVSHDLRTILTRFKLELALIGDSPEVDGMRKDVDEMAGMLEAYLAFARGDSGEIAQPTDMAMALEELRSDAERHGHTATVVFRGLPVVTVKPASFKRCIANLVSNAARHANTVAITGHRDHRYLTVTVDDDGPGIPANMRAEVFKPFLRLDDARNQDEGGTGLGLAIARDIARSHGGDITLGDSPMGGLRAAVRVPV; encoded by the coding sequence ATGAGCACGCTCGACACCGGCCTGACGTTCATCCGCAATGCGTCGCAACGCGTCTCCAGGGCCAATGGCTGGATGGGCAACGCGTTCAAGAGCTGGATGCCGACCGGGCTCTATGCCCGGGCGCTCCTGATCATGATCGTGCCGATGGTGATCCTGCAAACGGTCGTGGCGTTCGTGTTCATGGAGCGGCACTGGAACACGGTGACGCGTCGGCTGTCGGCTGCCGTGGTGCAGGACATCGCCAGCCTGATCGACGTCTACAAGTTCTATCCGCAGGACAAGGAGCGCTCGCAGTTGCGCCACATCGGACAGCGGCTGCAGCTCGTGGTCGATTTTCTTCCGGTCGGCGATATGCCGCAGCCCGGGCCGAAACCGTTCTTCTCGCTGCTCGACCAGACCCTGTCGACGCAGATCGGCCGCCAGATTCGCCGCCCGTTCTGGATCGATACCGTCGGCAAGTCCAATCTGGTCGAAATACGTATCCAGCTCGACGATTCCGTGATGCGGGTGTTCGCGCAGCGCAGCGCCGCCTACGCCTCGAATTCGGAGATCTTCATCTTCTGGATGCTCGGCACCTCCTCGATCCTGCTGATCGTCGCGGTGCTGTTTTTGCGCAACCAGATCAGGCCGATCCTGCGGCTGGCGGACGCCGCCGAAAGTTTCGGCAAGGGCCGCGAGGTACCGAATTTCCGTCCCCGCGGCGCGCGGGAGGTGCGGCGCGCGGCGCAGGCGTTCCTGGAAATGAAGGCGCGCGTCGAGCGCTCGATCGAGCAGCGCACCGCGATGCTGGCCGGCGTCAGCCACGATCTGCGCACCATCCTGACCCGCTTCAAGCTCGAACTCGCACTTATCGGCGACAGCCCTGAAGTCGACGGCATGCGCAAAGACGTCGACGAAATGGCCGGCATGCTGGAGGCCTATCTCGCCTTTGCGCGCGGCGACAGTGGCGAGATCGCGCAGCCGACCGACATGGCGATGGCGCTGGAAGAGTTGCGCAGCGATGCAGAACGCCACGGCCATACCGCGACCGTGGTGTTCCGTGGACTGCCGGTCGTGACGGTGAAGCCGGCCTCGTTCAAGCGCTGCATCGCCAACCTCGTCTCCAACGCGGCGCGCCACGCCAACACGGTCGCCATCACCGGCCACCGCGATCACCGTTATCTGACGGTTACGGTCGACGACGACGGGCCGGGCATTCCGGCCAATATGCGCGCGGAAGTGTTCAAGCCGTTCCTTCGGCTCGACGATGCCCGCAACCAGGACGAAGGCGGCACGGGCCTGGGGCTGGCCATCGCCCGCGACATCGCCCGCTCACATGGCGGTGACATCACGCTCGGCGACAGCCCGATGGGCGGCCTGCGCGCGGCGGTAAGGGTGCCGGTGTAA
- a CDS encoding DUF3617 domain-containing protein, which produces MRRLLLVSCLAAGLLAMLPVNGAVAVELPVRKAGLWEMKVLSTGAPVPEMTMQQCTDETTDKDMSTAMSPMAKEMCSKQDIQKTSAGYVTDSVCGIAGMTIKSHAEITGDFNSAYTVKSTSRSEGGPAGGGRDNTTTIEAKWLGACKSDQKPGDTVMPGGMKMNIKDMEKLKSMMPKK; this is translated from the coding sequence ATGAGACGACTGCTTCTTGTGTCTTGTTTGGCCGCTGGCCTGCTGGCCATGTTGCCCGTGAACGGCGCGGTCGCCGTGGAGCTGCCGGTGCGCAAGGCCGGTCTGTGGGAGATGAAGGTGCTGAGCACAGGCGCGCCGGTGCCTGAGATGACGATGCAGCAATGCACCGACGAGACCACCGATAAGGACATGAGCACAGCAATGTCGCCGATGGCCAAGGAGATGTGCTCGAAGCAGGATATCCAGAAGACGTCAGCCGGCTATGTCACCGATTCCGTCTGCGGCATCGCCGGCATGACGATCAAGTCACATGCCGAGATCACCGGCGACTTCAACTCCGCCTACACCGTGAAATCGACCTCGCGCAGCGAGGGTGGCCCGGCCGGTGGAGGGCGCGACAACACCACGACGATCGAGGCCAAATGGCTTGGCGCCTGCAAGAGCGATCAAAAGCCCGGCGATACCGTGATGCCTGGCGGCATGAAGATGAACATCAAGGACATGGAAAAGCTGAAGTCCATGATGCCGAAGAAGTAA
- the uvrC gene encoding excinuclease ABC subunit UvrC, with amino-acid sequence MDHDSTDHPQPPRKARRGSQPDLPPQDLIAADVDPATSAAEEDDEARLPEAPEEAAEAIAEGPLAIGHAAIENAVRLAPTSPGVYRMLNAGSDVLYVGKAKNVRKRLASYARVNAPLPARILRMIAATMTVEIVSTTTETEALLLEANLIKQLRPRFNVQLRDDKSFPYILISGDHWAPQILKHRGAQTRPGRYFGPFASAGAVNRTITALQRAFLIRSCTDSFFESRTRPCLLYQIRRCSGPCTREIDFPGYTELVREANDFLSGRSHAVKELLAAEMEKASNELEFETAALYRDRLAALSAIQSQQGINPRTVEEADVFAIHQEGGYSCVEVFFFRTGQNWGNRAYFPRAEKSFTPEEVLASFLAQFYDDKPPPRLILLSHEIEESALLADALCVKAGYKVEVSVPKRGEKKELVTHALTNAREALGRKLADTATQSRLLEGMSTTLGLPQVPKRIEVYDNSHIQGTNAVGAMIVAGPDGFIKNQYRKFNIKSEGLTPGDDYAMMREVLERRFKRLLKPPEGDAVKAKADDDSFPQWPDLVIIDGGRGQLNAVREIFEGLGLAQVSLMAVAKGPDRDAGRETLFMPDREAIKLEPRDPVLYFIQRLRDEAHRFVIGSHRKLRKKDIREAGLQEIPGIGPSRKRALLHHFGTLKEIERASIADLGKVPGVSAESARKIFEFFHAQPG; translated from the coding sequence ATGGATCACGATTCTACCGACCATCCGCAGCCCCCGCGCAAGGCGCGGCGGGGTTCCCAGCCGGATCTGCCGCCGCAGGACCTGATCGCCGCCGACGTCGATCCCGCGACATCCGCCGCCGAGGAGGACGACGAGGCGCGCCTGCCGGAAGCCCCTGAGGAAGCTGCCGAGGCGATTGCCGAAGGCCCGCTGGCGATCGGCCACGCCGCCATCGAAAACGCGGTGCGGCTGGCGCCGACCTCTCCCGGTGTCTACCGCATGCTCAATGCCGGAAGCGACGTGCTGTACGTCGGCAAAGCGAAAAACGTCCGCAAGCGGCTTGCTTCCTACGCCCGCGTCAACGCGCCGCTGCCGGCGCGCATTCTGCGGATGATTGCGGCAACCATGACGGTCGAGATCGTCTCCACCACGACCGAGACCGAAGCGCTGCTGCTGGAAGCCAACCTGATCAAGCAGCTGCGGCCGCGCTTCAATGTGCAACTGCGCGACGACAAGTCGTTTCCCTACATCCTGATATCAGGCGACCATTGGGCGCCGCAGATCCTCAAACATCGCGGCGCGCAAACCAGGCCCGGACGATATTTTGGGCCGTTCGCATCCGCAGGCGCCGTCAACCGCACCATCACGGCGCTGCAGCGCGCGTTCCTGATCCGCTCCTGCACCGACAGCTTCTTCGAGAGCCGCACCCGCCCCTGCCTGCTCTACCAGATCCGCCGCTGCTCGGGCCCCTGTACCCGCGAGATCGATTTCCCCGGCTACACCGAGCTAGTGCGCGAGGCGAACGACTTCCTTTCCGGGCGGAGCCACGCCGTGAAGGAGTTGCTCGCCGCTGAGATGGAGAAGGCGTCGAACGAACTCGAATTCGAGACCGCGGCGCTCTACCGCGACCGCCTCGCCGCGCTGTCGGCGATCCAGTCGCAGCAGGGCATCAATCCGCGCACCGTGGAAGAAGCCGACGTGTTCGCCATCCATCAGGAGGGCGGCTATTCCTGCGTCGAAGTATTCTTCTTCCGCACCGGCCAGAACTGGGGCAACCGCGCCTATTTTCCGCGCGCGGAGAAGTCGTTCACGCCGGAGGAAGTGCTGGCCTCGTTCCTCGCGCAATTCTACGACGACAAGCCGCCGCCGAGACTCATCCTGCTGTCGCATGAGATCGAGGAATCAGCACTGCTTGCCGACGCGCTTTGCGTGAAGGCCGGCTACAAAGTCGAAGTCTCGGTACCCAAGCGCGGCGAGAAAAAAGAATTGGTCACGCATGCGCTGACCAACGCGCGCGAGGCGCTTGGCCGCAAGCTCGCCGATACGGCGACGCAGAGCAGGCTGCTGGAAGGGATGTCGACCACGCTCGGACTGCCGCAGGTGCCGAAGCGCATCGAGGTCTACGACAACAGCCACATCCAGGGCACCAACGCCGTCGGCGCGATGATCGTGGCGGGGCCGGATGGTTTTATCAAAAACCAGTACCGCAAGTTCAACATCAAGTCCGAGGGACTGACGCCCGGCGACGACTATGCGATGATGCGCGAGGTGCTGGAACGGCGCTTCAAGCGGCTCCTGAAACCGCCGGAGGGCGACGCCGTCAAGGCGAAGGCCGACGATGATTCGTTTCCGCAATGGCCCGACCTCGTCATCATCGACGGCGGCCGCGGCCAGCTCAACGCCGTCCGAGAAATTTTCGAGGGTCTGGGACTAGCCCAGGTCTCGCTGATGGCCGTGGCAAAAGGCCCGGACCGCGATGCCGGGCGGGAGACCCTGTTCATGCCGGACCGCGAGGCCATCAAGCTCGAGCCGCGCGACCCGGTGCTGTATTTCATCCAGCGGCTGCGCGACGAGGCGCATCGCTTCGTGATCGGCTCGCACCGCAAACTGCGGAAAAAAGACATCAGGGAAGCGGGCTTACAGGAAATCCCGGGCATCGGCCCGTCACGCAAACGTGCCTTGCTGCATCACTTCGGAACACTGAAGGAGATCGAGCGGGCCTCGATCGCGGACCTCGGCAAGGTTCCAGGCGTTAGCGCCGAAAGCGCTCGCAAGATTTTCGAGTTTTTCCATGCGCAGCCGGGTTGA
- a CDS encoding molybdenum cofactor biosynthesis protein MoaE, whose amino-acid sequence MSVTATIRIQAGDFDVAQEIAALTKGRTDIGAVVTFSGICRGSENGEPIAALTLEHYPGMAEAEIGRHADEALSRWPLQGLTIVHRFGRIAPGENIVLVVTASPHRQAAFEAAEFLMDYLKTNAPFWKREESEKGTSWVEARDHDDAAAARWTKP is encoded by the coding sequence ATGTCCGTCACCGCGACCATCCGTATCCAGGCAGGCGATTTCGACGTTGCGCAGGAGATCGCGGCGCTCACCAAAGGCCGTACCGATATCGGCGCCGTCGTCACGTTCAGCGGCATCTGCCGCGGCAGCGAGAACGGCGAGCCGATCGCCGCGCTGACGCTCGAGCATTATCCCGGCATGGCGGAGGCCGAGATCGGGCGCCACGCCGACGAGGCGCTGTCGCGCTGGCCGTTGCAGGGGCTCACCATCGTTCACCGGTTCGGCCGCATCGCGCCGGGCGAGAACATCGTGCTGGTGGTGACGGCGTCGCCGCATCGCCAGGCAGCCTTCGAAGCGGCGGAATTCCTGATGGACTATCTGAAGACCAACGCGCCGTTCTGGAAGCGCGAGGAAAGCGAAAAAGGCACGAGCTGGGTGGAGGCGCGCGACCATGATGATGCAGCCGCCGCGCGCTGGACCAAGCCCTGA
- a CDS encoding outer membrane protein: protein MSRFVWGALAVIAAGWTTSARGADLYGSRPPLTVNQTHFGPDSWAGPYLGGNLGYAWGSVANNPTKPSGFVGGVQAGYNWRNGPWVFGIEGDVQATGAEDTFAPWKFSNPWFGTVRGRAGYAFNNVLFFGTGGLAFGELRATTFGVTESHTNAGWTLGVGAEMGFAPNWSAKVEYLYVDLANSNFVVTGASNGYRFGLIRAGVNYHF, encoded by the coding sequence ATGAGCAGGTTTGTGTGGGGCGCGCTGGCGGTGATCGCTGCTGGCTGGACCACATCGGCACGGGGGGCCGACCTCTACGGATCGCGCCCGCCCTTGACGGTCAACCAGACGCACTTCGGTCCCGATAGCTGGGCCGGCCCCTATCTCGGCGGCAACCTCGGCTATGCCTGGGGCTCGGTCGCAAACAATCCGACCAAGCCGTCCGGTTTCGTGGGTGGTGTCCAGGCCGGCTACAATTGGCGGAACGGGCCGTGGGTGTTCGGCATCGAAGGCGACGTCCAGGCCACCGGCGCCGAAGATACCTTCGCACCGTGGAAATTCTCCAATCCCTGGTTCGGTACGGTTCGCGGCCGCGCCGGTTACGCGTTCAACAACGTGCTGTTCTTCGGTACCGGCGGTCTCGCCTTCGGCGAGCTGCGCGCCACCACCTTCGGCGTGACGGAGTCCCATACCAATGCGGGCTGGACGCTCGGCGTCGGCGCCGAGATGGGCTTCGCCCCGAACTGGAGCGCCAAGGTCGAATACCTCTATGTCGATCTGGCCAACAGCAACTTCGTCGTTACAGGCGCGTCGAACGGTTACCGGTTCGGCTTGATCCGGGCCGGCGTGAACTATCACTTCTGA
- the moaD gene encoding molybdopterin converting factor subunit 1: protein MRVKYFAWVRERVGVAEETIEPPADVRTVNDLIGWLSSRGEAYAYAFEKPKVIRAAIDQAHVKPDAVIAGAREIAFFPPMTGG, encoded by the coding sequence ATGAGGGTCAAGTATTTCGCCTGGGTACGCGAGCGGGTCGGCGTGGCGGAGGAAACGATCGAGCCGCCGGCAGATGTGCGCACGGTGAACGACCTGATCGGCTGGCTGTCCAGCCGGGGCGAGGCTTATGCCTACGCCTTCGAAAAGCCGAAGGTGATCCGCGCCGCGATTGACCAGGCCCACGTCAAGCCGGACGCCGTGATCGCTGGCGCGCGTGAGATTGCGTTCTTCCCGCCGATGACCGGCGGCTGA
- a CDS encoding ribonuclease T2 family protein, producing MASAQDRRQNAPGEFDFYVLALSWSPSFCEAAAERGNSGRSQAQCERPYSFVVHGLWPQYERGFPEYCQRPSPRLDRNIMTSMLDLMPAPGLIFNQWDKHGTCSGLGARAYFESVRKARAAVKIPEEFLQLSEQKTIAPGDLEEAFIKINPGLSSSAISVTCSSRRLSEVRVCLSKDMQFRACEETDRRTCRRDEVVMPPVRGG from the coding sequence ATGGCGTCCGCCCAGGACCGCCGGCAGAACGCCCCGGGCGAGTTCGATTTTTACGTCCTGGCCCTTTCGTGGTCGCCCTCGTTCTGCGAGGCGGCGGCCGAGCGCGGCAATAGCGGACGCTCACAGGCCCAGTGCGAACGGCCCTATTCCTTCGTGGTCCACGGCCTGTGGCCGCAATATGAGCGCGGTTTTCCCGAATACTGCCAGCGGCCCTCACCGCGGCTCGATCGCAACATCATGACCTCGATGCTGGACCTGATGCCGGCGCCCGGCCTGATCTTCAACCAGTGGGACAAGCACGGCACCTGTTCGGGCCTTGGTGCGCGGGCCTATTTCGAGAGCGTCCGCAAGGCGCGTGCGGCTGTGAAAATCCCCGAGGAATTCCTGCAATTGTCGGAGCAGAAGACGATTGCCCCCGGCGATCTCGAAGAGGCCTTCATCAAGATCAACCCGGGCCTCAGCAGTTCGGCGATTTCGGTGACCTGCTCGAGCCGGCGGCTGAGCGAGGTGCGGGTCTGCCTGAGCAAGGACATGCAATTCCGCGCCTGCGAGGAAACCGACCGCCGCACCTGCCGGCGTGACGAGGTAGTGATGCCGCCGGTGCGGGGCGGTTGA
- a CDS encoding cold-shock protein, translated as MAMTGTVKFFNGERGYGFIKPDDGGRDVFVHITAVERAGLKDLTEGQRITFEVEPDKKGKGPKAVNLVISS; from the coding sequence ATGGCCATGACTGGAACAGTCAAGTTCTTCAATGGAGAACGCGGCTACGGCTTCATCAAGCCCGATGATGGCGGCCGCGATGTGTTCGTGCACATCACCGCCGTCGAGCGGGCCGGACTGAAGGATCTGACAGAAGGACAGCGCATTACGTTTGAGGTCGAACCGGACAAGAAGGGCAAAGGCCCCAAGGCGGTCAACCTGGTGATTTCATCGTAA
- a CDS encoding 23S rRNA (adenine(2030)-N(6))-methyltransferase RlmJ has translation MNYRHAFHAGGFADVIKHIVLVRMLAYLQEKQAPFRVIDTHAGAGRYDLTGEEARRGGEWLTGIARVLQARFSENTLPLVAPYLDIIRAFNAPGKLEAYPGSPLIARALLRPQDRLTACEIEPGARRQLIDALRRDSQARVVDLDGWMALPAFVPPNERRGLVLIDPSFEQKDEFEKLADGFAEAYAKWPTGSYLIWYPVKSRRVTDTLARLVAGAAAASKPAGKCLRLEFSVAPQAPGGPLASTGLLIVNPPWTLAGELKTILPELEKPLGQGGAGRFRLETPKP, from the coding sequence ATGAACTACCGACACGCCTTTCACGCCGGCGGCTTTGCCGATGTCATCAAGCACATCGTGCTGGTGCGCATGCTGGCCTATCTGCAGGAAAAGCAGGCCCCGTTTCGCGTCATCGACACCCATGCCGGCGCCGGGCGCTACGATCTCACCGGCGAAGAAGCCCGCCGCGGCGGCGAATGGCTGACCGGCATTGCGCGGGTGCTGCAGGCGCGGTTTTCGGAAAACACGCTGCCGCTGGTCGCCCCCTATCTCGATATCATCAGGGCATTCAACGCGCCGGGCAAGCTTGAGGCCTATCCCGGATCGCCCCTGATCGCCCGCGCGCTGCTGCGGCCACAGGACCGTCTCACGGCCTGCGAAATCGAGCCCGGCGCCCGCAGGCAGCTGATCGACGCGCTGCGCCGCGACAGCCAGGCAAGGGTGGTCGATCTCGATGGCTGGATGGCGTTGCCGGCCTTCGTGCCGCCCAACGAGCGGCGCGGCCTGGTGCTGATCGACCCCTCGTTCGAGCAAAAGGACGAATTCGAGAAGCTGGCCGACGGATTCGCCGAAGCCTACGCGAAATGGCCGACCGGCAGCTATCTGATCTGGTATCCGGTGAAGAGCCGGCGGGTCACCGACACCCTGGCGCGCCTTGTCGCGGGCGCTGCCGCCGCCAGCAAGCCGGCCGGGAAATGCCTGCGGCTCGAATTCAGCGTCGCGCCGCAGGCGCCGGGCGGCCCCCTCGCCTCCACCGGTCTTTTGATCGTCAATCCGCCGTGGACGCTGGCGGGCGAGCTGAAGACCATTCTACCCGAACTCGAAAAGCCGCTCGGCCAGGGCGGCGCCGGCCGGTTCAGGCTGGAGACGCCCAAGCCCTGA